The window AGCAATTGAAGTTGCCGCCCGGCTTCAAGGTCAACGTGTTCGCCCAGGGGCTCGGCAATCCGCGCATGATTGCCGTGGGAGATGACAACACGGTTTATGTCACCTGCCTTGCTCAAGGCTCGGTGGTGGCGTTGCGCGATAAACAGGATCGGGGCATCGCGGATGAACAGTTGACCATCGTTTCGGATTTAAAGGGTGTTCATGGCATTGCGATTCACGAGGGTGATATGTATCTCGGCACGGTTCGCAAAATTTACAAGGCGCATCTCCTCGGCGGCGGCAAGGTGGAGAAGCCGGAGCCATTGAAAGGTCCCGATCTGCCTGAAATGGGAATGCATTGGAAACGGACGCTCGGCTTCGGGCCGGATGGGATGCTCTACATTTCGATGGGAAGCACCTGTAATAGTTGCGAGGAGAGCAATCCGGAGAATGCCGCGATTCTCCGCGCCAAGCCGGATGGGACGGAACGAAAAGTTTTTGCCAGCGGTTTGCGCAATACGCTCGGGTTCGACTGGCATCCGGAGACGCATGAACTCTGGGGTGTCGATAATGGTTCAGATGATCGCGGCGACCAGGTGCCGCCGGAGGAGTTGAACCTGCTCGTGGAAGGCGGCTTTTACGGCTGGCCCTATTGCTTCGGCGATAAACAGGTGGATGCCCTGGCCCCGCAACCGAAGGGCAAAACCAAGGAGCAAATTTGCGCGACTTCGATTGCCCCGGTGCTCACTTATACCGCCCACGCCGCGCCGATCGCGATGACTTTTTATACGGGCAAACAATTTCCGCCGGCATACACGAACGATGCGTTCGTGGTCTGGCGCGGTTCATGGAACAGGTTGCCACCCAGTGGTTACTGCGTCACGCGCGTGCATTTTGAGGATAATAAGCCGGTGAAGTTCGAGGATTTTTTGACCGGGTTCCTGATTGAAGATGGCAAGGCCCAGTTCGCGCGCATCGCTGGCATCGCGATGACCCGGGATGGCTCTTTGCTTGTTTCCGATGACGAGAATGGTATCATTTACCGCGTCTCCTACGGCAACGGCAAAGTCCCTGCCGAGAGTGCTCATGGCAGTGAAGCGAAATAGAAAAATATGTGCGCCGGCGTTCACGCTCATCGAGCTGCTCGTGGTCATTGCCATCATCGCCATCCTCGCGTCGTTGCTGCTGCCCACGCTCGCGCGGGCGAAGAGCAAGGCGCGGCAGGCGAGTTGTTTTTCCAACCTGCGACAAATTGGACTCGCCTTCGCGCTTTACCTCGGGGATCACGAGGATCGCTTTCCGGACCGTCGCGATTTGAAGAGCAGTTTGCCCGGCGGCTTTCATCCTTGGACGAGTTGGCCGCCCTCCGATCCGCGTGGCGGCTGGGCGGCAGTAGTGTTGCACACTGAAATTGCCAATTACAACATCTGGTCCTGCCCGTCCGTGGCAGCGTCGCCGATTGGCACCGCCATCCAGGCCGTGCAATCGCTCGACACCACCAACGATGCGCCGGTCAGCCGCTATTGGCTCTGGCGCTTTGATCACATCGATGACGTGATACCGTCCGATAATTTTTGGAACAAGACGCAACTCCAATGCGTGAATGATTTGAAAGACACCACGAACAACACGACGCTCGGCGTGATCAATGGCACGTCCGATGTGGAATTGGTGGTCGATCCTTATTTTCCATCGACGATCCCGACCGTGGCGCCGGAGTTGAAAGGCCAGACCGTCCATCCCGGCGGCCGCAACCGCCTGTTCCTCGACGGCCACGCCGAGTTCAATAAAGACGCCCGCCTCAGCGGTGTGCGAGCTTATTGAGTCATCAACGCCGCAAACCGCAGTCCGCGCGTGCTTATCCGCAATTCCTTGAAACCAAAAGTTTCCATGATGCCCTCATATATCACCACTCCCGGCAGGATGACATCCGCACGTTTCTTCGGCAGTCCAACGATATTTTTGCGCTCTGCCAGTGAGAGCGCCCAAAGCTTTTCCGCATGCGCCTGCACCTGCTCCAGCGAAAGCCGCGTGGCCTCAATGCGCTCGCGATCGTACGAATTGAGTCGCGCCTCCATTCGTGCGAGAATCGTCGTCGTGCCACCCGTGCCGACCAGTTGCACGGCTCGGTGTTCCGTATCCATCTTGGTTTCCTTCTTCAACGCCGGTCCGAGCTTGGGCACCACGGTCGATTCCAAAAATGTTTTCACCTTCTCGCGACAGGCAGCAAGTTCCCTGGCGGTGGGCGGATCGCTCACGGTAAGTTTTTCGAGCAGCCGCACCGTGCCCAATTGAAAACTCTCTCGAAAATGTTTGCTCTCCCCCTGCCCCAAAATAAACTCCGCGCTGCCGCCGCCCACATCCAGCAGCAGCAACGGTTGCTGCGCCAATTCCGGATCGCTCGTCACCCCTTGAAACGCCCAGTCCGCCTCCTGCTCGCCCGAAATGATTTCGACCTTCAAGCCGGAAGACTTTTCAATCGCCGAGGTCAGTTCGTGGGAGTTTTTGGCATCGCGTGCCGCACTCGTGGCGATGACTCGTGTCGAAATCGCCTTCAACTCGCGCGCCTTGTCTGCAAAGGCAGCGACCGCCGTGGCCGTCTGGGCAATTGCCTGGGGCTTCAATTCATGCGTCTCATAAAATCCCGCGCCCAACCGCGTCTGCTCGCTATCCTCCAACACCGGATCAACCTGGCCATCCGCGACATCGCCCACGAGCAACTTGATGGAATTCGTGCCAATATCAATCACGGCCCGACGAACTTGGTTGGTTGCAACGCTGGACATTTGGATTACTTCGTTTCCTTGCGAGCCAACACCGCGCCACCCGTGATGCCCGCATCGTCACCCAGCTTCGAAGCCAATATTTTCACACCCTTGTCCGAACCGGGAAAGGCATGTTCCCGCGCACATTCTATGATCACGGAAAGCATTTCATTCTCCAGCGCATCCATGAGCCCGCCGCCGATCACCACCACTTCCGGGCTCAAAACATTAATTAAATTCGCCACGGCAATGCCGGTATATTTGGCGGCTTCCTCAACGATGTGCTCGACGAACTTGTCACCTTGTTTAATGGCCTTGCGCAAATCACCGCTCCGCAAATCCTTCAAGTCGCTGCCCAGCATTTCGGTGAGCACTGTTTTCTGGCCATCCTTCACCGCTTCCAAAATCTGCCGAAATAAAGCCGAGCGACTGGACAACGCCTCCCAACAACCACGATTGCCGCAGGTGCACTTCGGCCCATTCACTTCCAGCACCATGTGGCCCACCTCACCCGCTGTCCTATTGAATCCCGAGAAAGGCTTTCCTTCAATAATCAGGCCGCCACCAATGCCGGTGCCGAGAAAGATACCCACCATATTGCGCGGCTTGGATTCCAGCTCCACCTCGTGCACCCCGAGAGTGCAAACATTGCAATCGTTGCCCAGAAAAACTGGCACTTCCAACTGCTTCTCCAGCTCCTTCTTGAGCGAAACATCCTTCCACCCGAGATTGCCGGCGAACATCACCTTGCCGCTTTCGGGATCCACCGCGCCGGGCGAACCAATGCCCACACCCCGCACTTGTTTCAAATCCAGGTCGCATTCGTCCACCGCATCCTGCACACAGCGCGCCACCCGCTCAATCACCGTCGACGTGCCGCGCTCGGGCTTGGTGCTCATCTTCGAGCGACCGACAATTTTCAGGGATGGCGTGAAAACACCCGCCAGAATCTTGGTGCCACCCAGATCCACCCCGACCAAATACTCCGCTTTGCTGTTTGCTTCCGCCATAACATTACTTCGTTTGTTTAATTCCAGGCGCACGGGTGCTTTGGCAGCACTCACAACGCGGACAATTGAACTATCTACCAGCCAGGTTGGCTTCGATTTTGCGTCTCAAATCCGCGTTAATTTCATCCGGCAGACGGTTGCCATCCACGATGTTGAATCCATAAATGGATTGCAGGCGCCTGAACTCATTCGCCATCAAACCCTGGTACTTGAGAAAGCTGTCGAACATTTCCCGCGAAAGACCGAGATCCATGCCGCTCTCCCAATAATCCAGCGAATGGTTTTTTGCAAAATTGCGCTGCACCAGTTGTTCCGGCGATACATTCAAATAAAACACCGCGTCAGGAACGAGAGCGATGCTGTAAAGATTCTTAAGCCAGGCTTCGTCCATGCCGCGCACCAGGTCTCGCGCCATCAAAGTATAAATATAACGATCCGCCAGCACCATGAAACCCGCCTTGAGCGCGGGCAGGATCATGTTCTCCAACTGGTCCGCAAAGTCAGTTGCATAGAAAAGACTCAACGTGGTATGGCTGAGAATGTTGCCGTGTTGAGCCTGATTCAACTCCTCGCTTACCAACGTCGAGCGCTTGAGTCCCACCTGCACAGTAGCATGACCACACCCTTCAAGCCATTCCACCAGCCGGGCAATTTGGGTCGACCGGCCTGAACCATCAGCACCTTCCACAACAATCAATTTCCCCGCGAGGCGGTTGACATCGACATTCGGAATCCCGTGCCCGTAGAAGCGGCGAGTCGACGGGCGCGGCACCACAATCTTTTGGACAGGCATTTTCTCGCGTCTGGCGGATTTTCTTTTCATTGATTACTTAACATGGTTGGCCGCAAACGAGGGCAGATCTATCTTGGCAGCCACCAACTCGCGAACCAGAGTTTGCTGCACTTCGACCGGCTGATTGGCATCCAGGACCGAGAAATTAAACTCGGTGCTCATGGCCAGGTATTGTTCCAGAATGCGGCCTTGAAAAATCCGGAAGCTCTCATAAGGGTCGCTGGAAAGGCGCATGTCCATGCCGGCCTCAAAATATTTGAGCTGCGGGCGTCCATCCAGGATGCGTTGCAGCGAGACCTCCAATTGTGCCTTAAAGAAAAAGGTCAGATCGGGATGGGCGGCAAAGTTATAAAGACCCCGCACCCACTCGGGCGGGCAGCCACGAACGGTGTCACGCGCAAAAGCAGTAAAAATGTAACGATCACACAAGACAAGATAACCGGCGCGCAACAACGGAACCAGTTGTCGTTCATAGCGATCAGCAAAATCGGTGGCGTGAATCAGGCTGAAAGTTGTGGGCGTGAGCAATTCACGCTTCTTCCCTTTGCTGGTGGCACTTTTGACCAGTTGCGAGGAATTCCATTCGCTAAAGAAGACCTTGAAGCCCTGCAATTCAAGCCAACGCTTGAGCAGATAAATCTGGGTGGATTTGCCTGAGCCATCCAATCCTTCCACCGCGATCAGGCGCCCAGGAAAACCGAGTTCAGCAAAAGTCTTCGTCATGTCCGAAAAGGAAAATAAACCACCTTGGGATGATGACAATGTTTTTCGCGGCGGGCCGTAACACAGATGTAACTCGCCTTTCACCAAAAAGTTGCTATTATTAACAGACGTAACTATGGGAAGTGCTCCGAAAAAGTATGAAACCGCTCAATTCATTAACCGTGAGCTGAGCTGGCTCGAGTTCAACCAACGCGTGCTGGACGAGGCGTTGGATGCCAAGAATCCACTGCTCGAACGGGTGAAGTTCTTTTGCATTACCAGCTCCAATCTGGACGAATTTTTTGAAGTTCGAGTTGCAGGAGTAAAGCAGCAGATTGAAAGCGATGTGGTGGAACGGAGTGTGGATGGGCTGACGGCCACCGAGACTTTTAAAGCAATTACCCGCCGGGTCCGGCGCATGGTGGACCAGCAATATACCTGCTGGAATAACGAACTCCGCCCGGCTCTGGAGAAAAACGGCATCCATTTTCTTTCTTTCGATCAGCTCAGCAAGGAGGACCTGGCGTGGGTGGAGGAATATTATCGCGCGCAGGTGCGTCCCGTGGTAACGCCCCTCGCCCTGGATCCGGCCCATCCCTTTCCCCAATTACTCAATAAATCGCTCAACATTATCGTGCGATTGGAAATGATGCAGGCGGGACAAATGTTGCGACACCTGGCCGTAGTGCAGGTGCCACGCGTGTTGCCGCGACTGGTAAAACTGCCGCGTGAAAATGGGCGTCAGGATTACATTTTCCTGGGTAACCTGATTGGCCATTACCTGGCCGACCTTTTCCCCGGCACACAGATTCTGGGCTATTGGCACTTCCGCGTCACGCGCAACAGCGAGTTGTATATCGATGAGGAAGAAGCCGCCAATCTGCTGAAAGCGGTGGAAAACGAGTTGCACAACCGTCGCAAAGGAGATGCTGTCCGCCTGGAAGTGGAACGGGACTGCCCGTTTGACCTCCGCAACGCTCTCCTCGGTACCCTCAAACTCACCGAGGACGACCTTTACATCATTGATGGACCACTGAACCCCACGCGGCTGATGGCCGTTTATGAAGGGGACCATTCGCCGGAACTGCGTGACCCGCCGTTCGTGGCGCCCGTTGCCGCTGCGCTAGCGGATCAAAGCGATTTATTTGCCGCGATCCGGGAGCGGGACATACTGTTGCATCATCCGTATGAGACGTTCGATACCGTAGTCAAATTTTTGCAGCAAGCCGCCGAGGATCCCAAGGTGCTGGCCATCAAGCAAACCATGTATCGCACGGGCGGCGATCAACGCATCGTTGGTGCCTTGATGAATGCCGTGAGAAACGGCAAGCAGGTCACGGCGGTGGTGGAGTTGCGGGCGCGGTTTGACGAAGCCAATAACATTCAATGGGCGCGGCAGTTGGAAGAAGCCGGTGTGCACGTGGTTTATGGACTCGTGGGCTACAAAATCCACGCGAAGATGTGCCTCGTGGTGCGGCGTGATGAGGACATCATCCGCCGTTATGTGCATGTGGCGACAGGCAATTATAATCCGACCACCGCGCGGCTTTATACTGATATCGGCTTGCTCACCTGCCGGCCAGCCTTCGGTGAAGATGCCACCAATCTTTTCAACCTGCTCACCGGCATTTGCCAGTTTCAAGGCACGCAAAAGCTGTTGGTCGCACCGTTTGAACTGCATGACCGCATGGTGGAACTCATTCAACGCGAAACCGAAAATGCGCGCAAAGGTTTGCCCGCCTGTATCATTGCCAAGATGAACGCCCTGGTGGACCAGAAGATGATTGAGGCGCTTTACGAGGCCTCCAAGGCGGGCGTGAAGATCGACCTGATTGTGCGTGGCATCTGCTGTCTCCGGCCAAACGTCAAAGGCCTCAGCGAGAACATCACGGTGCGCAGCATCGTGGACCGGTTTCTCGAGCATAGCCGGATATTTTACTTTGAGAATGCGTGTCAGCCCGAATTATTTGTGGGCAGTGCGGATTGGATGCCACGCAATTTCTTTCGCCGCATTGAAGTCGTTTTCCCGGTCGAAGACGGCAACCTGCGCGAGCGCATTATCAGCGAGATACTGGCCCTGCAATTGAAGGATAATGTTAAAGCGCGAATCATGCGGCCGGATGGAAGTTATGCGCGCGCGGTAATAAAGCGCGGGGAAACAGCACACCGAAGCCAGACGGAATTTGTTAAACTCACATTGAATGGCCGGGGCAGTGGAGAACGGGGCAAAAAAGACCGAACCAGATTCCCACGGGTAAAACTGGTGCCCCGCCCATTAGCGCTCAAGAAGTGATCCCTCGTCACTTGAAAAGACAAGGAATGGTTGCTGCACCGCGGGTAAATGGTTAGCGAGCCGATTTCCGCACTCATGAAACAGGACCATGACCGCTACAATTCACCCGCGTGAATCGCCTGGAGACTGGTCGATTTATACAGCCCGCTCCCTTCCACCCCCCACGGCCCGATAACTCCGACAGGCGGCAGCGCAATGTTTTTGGATATAGTGCAGCCTGAAGGTTCCCTACTGCGTGAGCACGCGGTAGTAATGGAAAGGATCGTCTGGCGACTGCTCATGCAGGTAGGTGAAATTCCCTTCACCATCGGAGTTTGCGGTTCCGAGCGTAGTCCAGTTCACCAGATCCGTTGAGGTTGAAATGTAGTAAAGTCTGGCCTCATCACCAGAGAATCGCAGCTGTGCCTGGCTATTGACATATTGCACGCTTAGATCTGTCACTGGCTTCGTGGGATAAAGATCCCGAATCCGATTGGCGCGGTAGCAGGCATATCCTTTGTAGGTTGAGCTGGTATTGCCATAATCAAACACGGCAAAATCAAACACCACCTCGGGAACCGCGTCGTGCGTTACTTCCTGAATGCGGGCCATGTGCGCATTGGTCGAGTACTGACTGCAGGGCAGGTTATTCACATAAGCGGTATCAGCATACGTAATCAATACATTGCCGCTCTGATTCATCCATTCCGTATCGCCTCTTGAGACCGAGTAAATCGGTGTCGCCGGGCTCGCGCCATATTCCCATACCTGGGACACTTCCATGCGTTCCTCATCAATCTGGTATTCCACTGCGCGGCTGTAATTTTGCGAGTCAGGCAGGGGGGGAGTGGCGAAAGGGCTGC of the Pedosphaera parvula Ellin514 genome contains:
- a CDS encoding PQQ-dependent sugar dehydrogenase; translation: MRANIILGLTSLFCLAMANTLLADTATAEGKPQENVSHVFQPERRDFTPERLKQLKLPPGFKVNVFAQGLGNPRMIAVGDDNTVYVTCLAQGSVVALRDKQDRGIADEQLTIVSDLKGVHGIAIHEGDMYLGTVRKIYKAHLLGGGKVEKPEPLKGPDLPEMGMHWKRTLGFGPDGMLYISMGSTCNSCEESNPENAAILRAKPDGTERKVFASGLRNTLGFDWHPETHELWGVDNGSDDRGDQVPPEELNLLVEGGFYGWPYCFGDKQVDALAPQPKGKTKEQICATSIAPVLTYTAHAAPIAMTFYTGKQFPPAYTNDAFVVWRGSWNRLPPSGYCVTRVHFEDNKPVKFEDFLTGFLIEDGKAQFARIAGIAMTRDGSLLVSDDENGIIYRVSYGNGKVPAESAHGSEAK
- a CDS encoding type II secretion system protein, whose product is MAVKRNRKICAPAFTLIELLVVIAIIAILASLLLPTLARAKSKARQASCFSNLRQIGLAFALYLGDHEDRFPDRRDLKSSLPGGFHPWTSWPPSDPRGGWAAVVLHTEIANYNIWSCPSVAASPIGTAIQAVQSLDTTNDAPVSRYWLWRFDHIDDVIPSDNFWNKTQLQCVNDLKDTTNNTTLGVINGTSDVELVVDPYFPSTIPTVAPELKGQTVHPGGRNRLFLDGHAEFNKDARLSGVRAY
- a CDS encoding Ppx/GppA phosphatase family protein, giving the protein MSSVATNQVRRAVIDIGTNSIKLLVGDVADGQVDPVLEDSEQTRLGAGFYETHELKPQAIAQTATAVAAFADKARELKAISTRVIATSAARDAKNSHELTSAIEKSSGLKVEIISGEQEADWAFQGVTSDPELAQQPLLLLDVGGGSAEFILGQGESKHFRESFQLGTVRLLEKLTVSDPPTARELAACREKVKTFLESTVVPKLGPALKKETKMDTEHRAVQLVGTGGTTTILARMEARLNSYDRERIEATRLSLEQVQAHAEKLWALSLAERKNIVGLPKKRADVILPGVVIYEGIMETFGFKELRISTRGLRFAALMTQ
- a CDS encoding ROK family protein, translating into MAEANSKAEYLVGVDLGGTKILAGVFTPSLKIVGRSKMSTKPERGTSTVIERVARCVQDAVDECDLDLKQVRGVGIGSPGAVDPESGKVMFAGNLGWKDVSLKKELEKQLEVPVFLGNDCNVCTLGVHEVELESKPRNMVGIFLGTGIGGGLIIEGKPFSGFNRTAGEVGHMVLEVNGPKCTCGNRGCWEALSSRSALFRQILEAVKDGQKTVLTEMLGSDLKDLRSGDLRKAIKQGDKFVEHIVEEAAKYTGIAVANLINVLSPEVVVIGGGLMDALENEMLSVIIECAREHAFPGSDKGVKILASKLGDDAGITGGAVLARKETK
- a CDS encoding dTMP kinase gives rise to the protein MKRKSARREKMPVQKIVVPRPSTRRFYGHGIPNVDVNRLAGKLIVVEGADGSGRSTQIARLVEWLEGCGHATVQVGLKRSTLVSEELNQAQHGNILSHTTLSLFYATDFADQLENMILPALKAGFMVLADRYIYTLMARDLVRGMDEAWLKNLYSIALVPDAVFYLNVSPEQLVQRNFAKNHSLDYWESGMDLGLSREMFDSFLKYQGLMANEFRRLQSIYGFNIVDGNRLPDEINADLRRKIEANLAGR
- a CDS encoding dTMP kinase translates to MTKTFAELGFPGRLIAVEGLDGSGKSTQIYLLKRWLELQGFKVFFSEWNSSQLVKSATSKGKKRELLTPTTFSLIHATDFADRYERQLVPLLRAGYLVLCDRYIFTAFARDTVRGCPPEWVRGLYNFAAHPDLTFFFKAQLEVSLQRILDGRPQLKYFEAGMDMRLSSDPYESFRIFQGRILEQYLAMSTEFNFSVLDANQPVEVQQTLVRELVAAKIDLPSFAANHVK
- the ppk1 gene encoding polyphosphate kinase 1, encoding MGSAPKKYETAQFINRELSWLEFNQRVLDEALDAKNPLLERVKFFCITSSNLDEFFEVRVAGVKQQIESDVVERSVDGLTATETFKAITRRVRRMVDQQYTCWNNELRPALEKNGIHFLSFDQLSKEDLAWVEEYYRAQVRPVVTPLALDPAHPFPQLLNKSLNIIVRLEMMQAGQMLRHLAVVQVPRVLPRLVKLPRENGRQDYIFLGNLIGHYLADLFPGTQILGYWHFRVTRNSELYIDEEEAANLLKAVENELHNRRKGDAVRLEVERDCPFDLRNALLGTLKLTEDDLYIIDGPLNPTRLMAVYEGDHSPELRDPPFVAPVAAALADQSDLFAAIRERDILLHHPYETFDTVVKFLQQAAEDPKVLAIKQTMYRTGGDQRIVGALMNAVRNGKQVTAVVELRARFDEANNIQWARQLEEAGVHVVYGLVGYKIHAKMCLVVRRDEDIIRRYVHVATGNYNPTTARLYTDIGLLTCRPAFGEDATNLFNLLTGICQFQGTQKLLVAPFELHDRMVELIQRETENARKGLPACIIAKMNALVDQKMIEALYEASKAGVKIDLIVRGICCLRPNVKGLSENITVRSIVDRFLEHSRIFYFENACQPELFVGSADWMPRNFFRRIEVVFPVEDGNLRERIISEILALQLKDNVKARIMRPDGSYARAVIKRGETAHRSQTEFVKLTLNGRGSGERGKKDRTRFPRVKLVPRPLALKK